A window of Spirochaetota bacterium genomic DNA:
GTTACTGAGGGAAAACTTTTGCTTTTTGATGGACTGTCCATGAAATTTTCATCTATCATTCTTGAAAAAAATCCATCATGTAAAGTTTGCAGGGCATAAAATAAGGCTGCTTCTTTAAAAGCAGCCTTTCATGTTTCTTGTTACAATGGGCGATAGTTACTGTGGATTAGTTACTTCAAATTATTTACTCTTTGCCTGCTTTATATTCAACTGAGCTATCGCCAACTTTGAAAGAGGGATTGCATACGGTGAACATGATACATAATTTAACCCCACATTCATACAGAATTCGATGTTATCGGGGTCAGCACCGTGTTCGCCACAAAGTCCCATGGTTATATCAGGACGTGTGAGCTTGCCGCGTGTAGCTGCAATTTCAATGAGTTCTTTCACCTCTCTACCCAGCACCTTGAAGGGGTTGTTGGGAATCAGGTCGTACAGCGAATAGCTTGGGAAAAACGAGTTGATGTCATCACGTGAAAGACCATATGTTGTCTGTGTAAGATCATTGGTACCAAAACTGAAGAACTCTGCATACTGTGCAATCCTACCAGCACCTATCGCAGCAGCAGGAAGTTCAATCATTGTGCCCACTTCATATTCTAAATCATCTACCCCATATTCTTCAACAACTTCATCTTTGATATCGCGTATTCCCTTCACAGTTTTGCCTTCAATCTTTTTACCATTCTTGATAAACTTAATTTCTGTTTCAGTCATGACAATAGGAATCATAATCTCAGGAACAACATTGATGCCTTCTTTTTTCAGCATGCAAGCTGCTTCAAAAATTGCTCTGCACTGCATTTCGTAAATTTCAGGATAGGTTATAGCAACACGGCATCCTCTGTGGCCAAGCATGGGATTCATTTCAGAAAGCTCCTCGCAACGTGCACGGATTTCAGCATCGGACATGCCTTTCTTTCGTGATTTCATGTACTGAATGAATTCTTTCATGCTGTCTTCTGTGCGCGGCAGGAATTCATGTAACGGTGCATCAAGCAATCGTATGGTCACAGGATGACCCTGCATAATCTTGAACAACTCATAAAAGTCACCACGCTGCATGGGCTTGAGTTCATCTAGTGCTTTACGGCGTTCGGCTTCAGTTTCTGCAAGTATCATCTCCCTGAATTTCATGATACGCTTTTCATTGAAGAACATGTGTTCCGTGCGGCAAAGTCCAATGCCGTCAGCAAAGAACATCTTTGCCACTTTAGCATCACGTGGTTGATCTGCATTTGCGCGAACATCAAAATCTTTAATAAAATTTTGTACTATCTTTAAGAAATCAATTAATCCGTTCTTTTCAAAATCAGGCTCTATCAAACCTACCTTATCAAGGTAAAGGGTTGGTGGTTCATAGTATGGTACATTGATTGAAACATAATCACCTTCTTTAACGGTTTTTCCTGCCAATGTGAACGAATTTCCCCGTATCTTCATCTCAGGCTGAACCATGGCAACTTTGCCTAAACTACGTGCAACAACCGGCGCATGCGATGAAAAACCACCCTCAGAAGTAATAACACCACGTGCAACCTCAATAGCCTTCACATCCTCAGCATAGGTTGCCGGCATAACAAGTATAAGATTGGTATCGCCGCCGTGCATAACCGCTCGCTTATATTCCTCAAGCAACTTTTCGGTTGAAAAGAATACCCTACCAATGGCTGCACCTGTTGAACCTGCAATTCCGCCTTTAATTGACTTCACATTTTTTGTAGTTCGCGGATCAATGACAGGATGAAGTAGTTCATTAAGCTGGCTTGGTTTTATTGATTCAATCAAAAATTCTGGTGTGACAACTTTGCGTGTATGCAGGTCAAGAAGCGTCTTAATATGAGCTTGAGTTGACTTTTCATCAACTTCACGCTGCTCAATAAGCCAGAAATTTCCTTCTTCAATGGTAAATTTAATGTTACGTATTTCTTTAAAGTTATCTTCCACTTTCTTTGCTATCTCAACTAACTTATCATAATATTTTTTATCAATTTTAGCAATATCTTTGGGTACACCCCGGTCAACATCAAATTCATTTTGCAAAAATTCGCCCTGAATCAGTGGATCACCTGTGATAATATTTCGCGTAAAGTAATTACCTGCATACGAATTTTGCCCAAAGTTACCATACACCATAGCCTGGATCATAATTGACAGGGAATTGTCAACATCAATGTCCGAATCACAATATTTTGCGGCAGCACCTTTAAGTATGAGCCCTAACTGATCATACACATCTTCGCTGAATTTATCACCAAGAAATTTTTTATATTTTGCTACAACGTCTTTATATTCCTTTGCTTTGGCATTTTTAGGTAGCTTCCCTTCAAGTTCATCCAGTTCCTTTTCGTCTATGCCATAAATCTTTGATGCAATACTTCTGAGTAAAAAGCGGTATTCACCCCATGCAAAGTCCTCTCCAGTAAATTTTGCAAAACCGGTAACAATAGTATCATTTAATCCAACGTTATGAATTGAAGGAAAAAACGGTACATTCAAATCAGAACTCAAAACAACTTTCAAAAGCAACGGCTTATCGCTATCGCCATACCCTTTTTTCATGTCTTTTTCTATTTTATCAATATAGGTCTTTATCAGCTGTTTCACATTGACCTTTGGCAATTTCATGGTTAAATCAGCATCTATAATGAATCCAGGAGCTATCGGCAAACCCATTTTAGCTAAATCAACCGCCCTGCGGCCTCTAATACCAAGTTTTTTATATTGCTTATCATCAACACCAGTAAAATCCTTATTGAAAAAAACTATATTTTCCATACAACCCTCACTGTTTTAATTTGTTTCATTGTATATTAAAAAAGATTTAATACTTTTCCAACAGCAATTTTCAAAAACTGTTCAAACCTTGGCGAAGCACCTTCAAACAGATACTTTTGCAATTTGGATACATCCCTGATATTTTCGCCAACTACCTGGAAAAAGATGGGGTCGCCATGTTTTACTTTACCCCATTTGAACAATGAATTGATATCATTAATCTTCTCACCCTCATGAAAGATTAACACATCAAGGTCAGGATGTGAAACCTTAAAACTTTCAATAATACGCTTCCACGCTTCAACGTTGCCATTATGGAAAAGCTCATTGGTAACGGTAACGGCATATTTTGGTGTCATATTCTTTTTACCCGCAGCAGCAACAGCAGCTGGAGTTGGCTTTTTGACTTCTTTAACGGCAACAGTTTCATCAATAAATTCTTTGTTGATAAACACATCCTTGCCGGCAATCATTTCCTCAAGAGCAGTAATGGCTTCTTTTTCAACTTTTGGATTGGCTTCTTTTTTCTTT
This region includes:
- a CDS encoding PEP-utilizing enzyme: MENIVFFNKDFTGVDDKQYKKLGIRGRRAVDLAKMGLPIAPGFIIDADLTMKLPKVNVKQLIKTYIDKIEKDMKKGYGDSDKPLLLKVVLSSDLNVPFFPSIHNVGLNDTIVTGFAKFTGEDFAWGEYRFLLRSIASKIYGIDEKELDELEGKLPKNAKAKEYKDVVAKYKKFLGDKFSEDVYDQLGLILKGAAAKYCDSDIDVDNSLSIMIQAMVYGNFGQNSYAGNYFTRNIITGDPLIQGEFLQNEFDVDRGVPKDIAKIDKKYYDKLVEIAKKVEDNFKEIRNIKFTIEEGNFWLIEQREVDEKSTQAHIKTLLDLHTRKVVTPEFLIESIKPSQLNELLHPVIDPRTTKNVKSIKGGIAGSTGAAIGRVFFSTEKLLEEYKRAVMHGGDTNLILVMPATYAEDVKAIEVARGVITSEGGFSSHAPVVARSLGKVAMVQPEMKIRGNSFTLAGKTVKEGDYVSINVPYYEPPTLYLDKVGLIEPDFEKNGLIDFLKIVQNFIKDFDVRANADQPRDAKVAKMFFADGIGLCRTEHMFFNEKRIMKFREMILAETEAERRKALDELKPMQRGDFYELFKIMQGHPVTIRLLDAPLHEFLPRTEDSMKEFIQYMKSRKKGMSDAEIRARCEELSEMNPMLGHRGCRVAITYPEIYEMQCRAIFEAACMLKKEGINVVPEIMIPIVMTETEIKFIKNGKKIEGKTVKGIRDIKDEVVEEYGVDDLEYEVGTMIELPAAAIGAGRIAQYAEFFSFGTNDLTQTTYGLSRDDINSFFPSYSLYDLIPNNPFKVLGREVKELIEIAATRGKLTRPDITMGLCGEHGADPDNIEFCMNVGLNYVSCSPYAIPLSKLAIAQLNIKQAKSK